A stretch of the Cydia amplana chromosome 6, ilCydAmpl1.1, whole genome shotgun sequence genome encodes the following:
- the LOC134648915 gene encoding probable nuclear transport factor 2 isoform X1, with product MALNPQYDAIGKGFVQQYYALFDDPAQRPNLANLYNVESSFMTFEGVQLQGAVKIMEKLNALGFQKIGRFITSIDSQPMFDGGVLINVLGRLQCDDDPPHSYMQTFVLKTLGDSFFVQHDIFRLCIHDVA from the exons ATGGCGCTAAATCCACAATACGATGCAATCGGAAAAGGATTTGTTCAACAATATTATGCGCTATTCGACGACCCGGCACAGCGACCAAATCTGGCAAATTTGTACAAC GTAGAATCATCTTTTATGACATTTGAAGGAGTGCAACTACAAGGTGCTGTTAAAATTAtggaaaaattaaat gCCTTGGGATTCCAAAAAATCGGCAGGTTTATCACATCAATTGACTCACAGCCTATGTTTGATGGTGGTGTTCTAATTAATGTTCTTGGCAGGTTGCAA TGTGACGACGACCCACCACACTCCTACATGCAGACGTTTGTACTAAAAACACTTGGAGACTCATTCTTCGTTCAGCATGACATTTTCCGTCTCTGCATCCACGATGTCGCCTAA
- the LOC134648915 gene encoding probable nuclear transport factor 2 isoform X2 has translation MTFEGVQLQGAVKIMEKLNALGFQKIGRFITSIDSQPMFDGGVLINVLGRLQCDDDPPHSYMQTFVLKTLGDSFFVQHDIFRLCIHDVA, from the exons ATGACATTTGAAGGAGTGCAACTACAAGGTGCTGTTAAAATTAtggaaaaattaaat gCCTTGGGATTCCAAAAAATCGGCAGGTTTATCACATCAATTGACTCACAGCCTATGTTTGATGGTGGTGTTCTAATTAATGTTCTTGGCAGGTTGCAA TGTGACGACGACCCACCACACTCCTACATGCAGACGTTTGTACTAAAAACACTTGGAGACTCATTCTTCGTTCAGCATGACATTTTCCGTCTCTGCATCCACGATGTCGCCTAA